The following are encoded together in the Daucus carota subsp. sativus chromosome 5, DH1 v3.0, whole genome shotgun sequence genome:
- the LOC108221893 gene encoding O-fucosyltransferase 10 — protein sequence MALDRQQSITLTSKLTCNVNTTDNNNPSFHSRRKVRRRGSFAAELLHGRKNLLGYLLFFLLLYLTGLITFVDPISAIFYKPSSPGSVYKSHEIFDKLWPQIQSDNSSAIQLSTVWKYKRKLKEHKHCLNTYTARRRGRRRHLGRLGPDYYLIVDANGGLNQQRSSICNAVAVAGLLGATLIIPRFELHNVWKDPSLFSDIYDEDHFINILQGHVNVVRELPKDLMEKYDNVSNMKYLKVPAWASASFYLEEVLPVLQKRRVIRIAPFANRLAVNLPPQIQFLRCLANYEALKFVDPILMLARKLVKRMTKNILSSGGEFISVHLRFEEDMVAFSCCVYDGGVAERIRMELVREEGWGDKFKRNNRVIEPGLNRINGKCPMTPLEVGMMLRGMGFTNNTPIYLASGKLYQAEKYLALLRKMFPLLETKESLTKPDELASFQGFSSRLAALDYMVCLSSEAFVTTQGGNFPHFLMGHRRFLYNGHAKTIKPDKMKLARLLYNTSISWSSFKDEMKLMLAESDRRSVMVPRSVNSNRRDSLYSSPFPECRCVWEAWNSTLKLPHAVNMQGH from the exons ATGGCTTTAGACAGGCAGCAGTCTATTACACTAACATCCAAACTCACCTGCAATGTCAACACCACCGATAACAACAATCCTTCTTTCCATTCCCGCCGGAAAGTCCGTCGCCGCGGCAGTTTCGCCGCCGAGCTACTCCATGGCCGGAAAAACTTACTTGGCTACCTGCTTTTCTTTTTGCTCCTCTATCTAACTGGGCTGATCACATTTGTGGATCCCATCTCCGCTATCTTCTATAAGCCCTCATCACCTGGTTCAGTCTACAAAAGTCATGAGATCTTTGACAAACTTTGGCCCCAGATTCAGTCTGATAATTCTTCCGCTATTCAG TTGTCTACTGTATGGAAGTATAAAAGAAAACTAAAGGAGCATAAGCATTGTCTGAATACTTATACCGCTCGTCGCCGTGGGCGGCGTCGCCATCTTG GTAGGCTTGGACCTGATTATTACTTGATTGTTGATGCCAATGGAGGCCTCAATCAACAACGCTCGTCG atCTGCAATGCAGTGGCAGTTGCTGGACTATTAGGTGCAACATTAATTATTCCCCGATTTGAGCTGCACAATGTTTGGAAGGATCCAAG TTTATTTTCGGATATCTATGACGAGGATCATTTTATCAACATTCTTCAGGGTCATGTGAATGTGGTGAGGGAGCTCCCAAAGGATTTAATGGAAAAGTATGATAACGTCAGCAATATGAAGTACCTAAAAGTTCCTGCTTGGGCTTCTGCCAGTTTTTACCTAGAAGAAGTTCTACCAGTCTTACAAAAGCGCAG GGTTATCCGCATTGCTCCATTTGCAAATAGATTGGCAGTTAATCTACCTCCACAAATTCAATTTCTGAGGTGCCTGGCCAATTACGAAGCCTTAAAATTCGTCGATCCCATCTTAATGCTGGCAAGAAAGTTGGTCAAGCGTATGACTAAAAATATCTTAAGCTCCGGCGGTGAATTCATTTCAGTCCACCTTCGGTTTGAGGAG GACATGGTGGCCTTCTCATGTTGTGTTTATGATGGTGGAGTAGCTGAAAGAATCAGGATGGAGTTGGTACGTGAAGAAGGATGGGGAGATAAGTTCAAACGAAACAATCGTGTAATTGAACCTGGTCTCAATCGAATTAATGGGAAGTGCCCCATGACCCCTTTGGAG GTTGGAATGATGCTAAGGGGTATGGGATTTACCAACAACACTCCAATTTATTTGGCCTCGGGGAAACTTTACCAGGCTGAGAAATACTTAGCACTTCTGAGGAAGATGTTTCCTCTTCTAGAGACGAAGGAATCACTTACAAAACCAGATGAGCTTGCTTCATTTCAG GGCTTCTCTTCGAGGTTGGCTGCTCTTGATTACATGGTCTGCTTATCTAGTGAAGCATTTGTTACCACTCAAGGTGGAAACTTTCCACATTTTCTCATGGGTCATCGAAGATTTCTGTATAATGGCCATGCTAAGACCATCAAGCCGGATAAAATGAAGCTTGCACGTTTACTGTATAATACTAGTATCAG TTGGAGCTCCTTCAAGGATGAAATG